In Saccharicrinis fermentans DSM 9555 = JCM 21142, a genomic segment contains:
- a CDS encoding sensor histidine kinase codes for MQIHISKFRSWLPHILGILFVMTIPLFVFDQSDNRLVFWKYGYYYQMIFMMAAFYTNYLLIVPRLYFLKRKWYFFVTIFLFAIATIILVQMGYEILDFEGVRERLALKRMESARKVANFTIHPKLIDNFYLLVLVLSASTGIAIIKQLNHSEKMQHEKEKAHKDTELAFLKNQISPHFFFNALNNIYALIAIDGDKAQRSVEKLSALMRYLIYESDIKTIALSKEFAFIQNYIDLMRQRLSSKVQLDVNITHKHPQTHIPPLLFIPFIENAFKHGVSYREKSFIEIGLKEENKQIIFTCNNSVPTKKNVDDSKSGGLGIVNIKKRLHLIYGDRAVLKMDEDENVFSVCLIVPLEAC; via the coding sequence ATGCAAATTCATATATCAAAATTCAGATCATGGTTACCGCATATACTTGGTATTTTGTTTGTCATGACCATACCTTTGTTTGTGTTTGACCAATCAGATAATCGCCTTGTCTTTTGGAAATATGGCTATTATTATCAAATGATATTTATGATGGCGGCCTTTTATACCAATTACCTCTTAATAGTGCCCCGACTATACTTTTTAAAGAGAAAGTGGTATTTTTTTGTCACTATTTTTTTATTTGCCATAGCTACTATCATATTGGTGCAAATGGGGTATGAAATACTGGATTTTGAGGGGGTGAGAGAGCGTCTGGCTTTAAAAAGAATGGAGTCTGCTCGAAAAGTGGCCAATTTCACTATACATCCCAAGCTTATTGATAATTTTTATTTACTTGTTTTGGTGCTTAGCGCAAGTACCGGAATAGCCATTATTAAACAGCTTAATCATAGCGAAAAAATGCAGCATGAAAAAGAAAAGGCACATAAAGATACGGAACTGGCATTCTTGAAGAATCAAATAAGTCCCCATTTTTTTTTCAATGCTTTGAATAATATTTATGCGCTTATAGCTATTGATGGAGATAAAGCTCAGCGTTCTGTTGAAAAACTGTCTGCTTTAATGCGTTATCTAATATATGAATCGGATATTAAAACCATTGCATTGAGTAAAGAGTTTGCGTTTATTCAAAACTATATCGATCTGATGAGGCAACGTTTAAGCTCAAAAGTACAACTGGATGTGAATATTACGCATAAGCATCCGCAGACGCATATTCCTCCCTTATTGTTTATTCCATTTATTGAAAATGCCTTTAAGCATGGTGTAAGTTATCGTGAGAAGTCTTTTATTGAAATAGGTTTAAAGGAAGAGAATAAACAGATTATTTTTACTTGTAATAACAGTGTGCCTACGAAAAAGAATGTAGATGATAGTAAGAGTGGTGGACTGGGTATTGTTAATATAAAAAAACGTTTGCATTTGATTTATGGGGATAGGGCTGTTTTAAAAATGGATGAGGATGAGAATGTATTTAGCGTTTGTTTAATAGTTCCATTGGAAGCTTGTTAA
- a CDS encoding IS110 family RNA-guided transposase, which translates to MQVYGIDLSMEKFDVNFIDKNGKEKKKQVKNRLSAISKFLENVSEDAVLCVEHTGSYGDLLVYLCNQLGIDIALIPGYTIKHSLGMIKGKSDDIDAARIREYGERFFDKLKYKQYDSEEIVELKSLYTLRSQLVKARKVLRTGEHGRSNVPIQSVSAHKYADKAIFNLNKEIEEVESEIEAIITANNELNDNYELVVSVKGIGPVIATDLIIKTGNFLVIDTARKASSYVGICPFPNASGKMVGKAKISPFGDRKLKALLYMGAKSAVKHNKEYRLYYEKKKLEGKPHYLIMNNVSNKMLRTIYSVVKNKTPYSQDYICLDPREKNINSSTEIVA; encoded by the coding sequence ATGCAAGTATATGGAATTGATTTATCAATGGAAAAGTTTGATGTAAACTTTATTGACAAGAATGGAAAAGAAAAGAAGAAACAAGTGAAGAACAGACTAAGTGCCATATCAAAGTTCTTAGAGAACGTATCAGAAGATGCCGTATTGTGTGTTGAGCATACAGGTTCCTATGGAGACTTATTGGTTTATTTATGCAACCAGTTAGGAATAGATATAGCCTTGATACCGGGTTATACCATAAAGCATAGCCTAGGTATGATAAAGGGAAAGTCTGATGATATAGATGCCGCTAGAATACGAGAATATGGAGAGCGATTCTTTGATAAGTTAAAATACAAGCAGTACGATTCAGAAGAGATAGTTGAATTGAAAAGTTTGTATACACTGCGTTCTCAATTAGTGAAGGCAAGAAAGGTTTTAAGAACAGGAGAGCACGGTCGTTCCAATGTGCCCATACAAAGCGTAAGTGCACATAAATATGCAGATAAAGCTATATTCAATTTAAACAAAGAGATAGAAGAAGTAGAAAGTGAAATAGAAGCTATAATAACGGCAAACAATGAACTGAACGACAATTATGAACTAGTTGTCAGCGTAAAAGGAATAGGGCCTGTTATAGCCACGGATTTGATTATTAAAACAGGGAACTTTCTTGTGATTGACACCGCTCGAAAGGCATCTTCATATGTGGGGATTTGCCCTTTCCCCAATGCGTCAGGAAAGATGGTCGGCAAAGCAAAAATAAGCCCGTTTGGAGATCGAAAACTAAAGGCTCTCCTTTATATGGGTGCTAAGTCTGCTGTCAAGCACAATAAAGAATATAGGCTGTATTACGAAAAGAAAAAGTTAGAGGGCAAACCTCATTATTTAATTATGAATAATGTGTCAAATAAAATGTTGAGAACAATTTATAGCGTTGTAAAAAATAAAACGCCTTACAGTCAAGATTACATATGTCTTGACCCGAGAGAGAAAAATATTAATAGCTCCACTGAAATAGTGGCTTAA
- a CDS encoding LytR/AlgR family response regulator transcription factor has protein sequence MKKISCIAIDDEPLALGLIVSHINRTPFLELKGQFDNPIDAMEYLQSNPVQLIYLDIQMPDFTGVDFARTLDENCKVIFTTAYEKYAVEGFRLHALGYLLKPVSYEVFLDATQHAQKHFNWIDLAMQQPDKQLRSDEDYLFVKANAQLKRINYGDILYLEGLKDYVKLYTETEQTPIVFYATMKSVEQRLPSDRFMRVHRSFIVNLEKITTIERYRIIFGKERIPISKQYKEVFDEFVKKKFL, from the coding sequence ATGAAAAAAATTAGCTGTATTGCCATCGATGATGAGCCGTTGGCCCTGGGGTTGATTGTGTCGCATATTAATAGAACACCTTTTTTAGAACTTAAAGGCCAGTTTGATAACCCTATAGATGCTATGGAATATTTGCAGAGCAATCCGGTTCAGTTAATCTATTTGGATATTCAGATGCCAGATTTTACAGGTGTTGATTTTGCACGTACTTTGGATGAAAATTGTAAGGTGATATTTACCACCGCATATGAAAAATATGCGGTAGAGGGCTTTCGGCTTCACGCATTAGGGTATCTATTGAAACCGGTGAGTTATGAGGTTTTTTTGGATGCTACCCAGCATGCACAGAAGCATTTTAATTGGATAGATCTGGCCATGCAACAGCCCGACAAACAGCTAAGGTCCGATGAGGATTATTTATTTGTGAAAGCCAATGCGCAGTTAAAACGAATAAATTACGGAGATATTCTTTATCTGGAGGGATTGAAAGATTATGTAAAACTTTATACCGAAACGGAACAAACACCCATTGTGTTTTATGCAACAATGAAATCGGTGGAACAACGCTTGCCTTCTGATCGCTTTATGCGTGTTCATCGCTCTTTTATTGTGAATCTTGAAAAAATTACCACCATTGAACGTTATCGAATTATCTTTGGTAAAGAACGCATTCCCATAAGCAAGCAATATAAAGAAGTCTTTGATGAATTTGTCAAAAAAAAGTTTCTTTAG
- a CDS encoding TonB-dependent receptor, whose translation MKHLIAKLYVVGILLTLPLSAMAQMTTSGIKGRIFSNEESLPGATVLITHEPTGAQYATITNELGLYHLPNLAPGGPYTLTSSFIGYHTFVKKEIYLTLGQTMQLQIPLTASTTSLDEVQVIAVTSGVFDGNTTGSKTTVSQERLNTMPTISRGVSDFARLTPQAKINENGGIEVAGQSSKYNSFTIDGALQNDAFGLASSGTNGGQIGINPMSMDIIDQMTISLSPYDVTQSGFAGAGINAVTKSGTNRFKGSGYGYYRNENLAGKTPTDNSEIERKKLDEFTSKTYGVTLGGPIIKNKLFFFANAEFQRDETPKPFDFSDYASNASTPASKADVDALRNKVSNDYGYDAGSYENTTETLDAEKLFFKLDWNINNNHKFSIRHQYSNGASISPSTSSSNAIRFSNSGIDFISTTNSTTAELNSVFGSKFANQMRVVYTNVDDNRDPMGSKFPYIYIQDENISLGSEQYSTANRLTQKTFTFTDNFNIYAGQHNITLGMHHEYYDMFNVFIRQNYGYYRYDDLNTFMTDPNNYNRYDRSFSLLDNVTGDDTDAAAEFKVLQLGFYVQDDWQVNDRFKLTAGIRMDLPLYLDDPNTNDDFNNNVIPFLENNYDVDFEGAKTGQMPDATPLISPRVGFNWDIHGDKSMQLRGGAGLFTSRIPYVWPGGAYNNNGTTVGGMRVYGGYDFESQWDNQHSLPIDAPSGQIDIFAKDFKMPQVFRANLAYDIKLPYGINGTFDFTYTQNVNNVTYQNLLVQDSGEELTGTGDKRIIWEDISNELDNEASIAGDYSGIYLGTNTSEGHSLNLSTMFDKSWQNGLFTSVGYNYGVAKSMNDGQSSQNSSQWRVPNQNGRNNLDLGYSTYDLGHRIMANVSYKWEYSNFANSTISLFYNGQSGGRYSYGYNNGVASYAGVTGDNTDGYELTLLYVPKNQSDINLVDVEITENEVKKTYTAAQQWADLNAFINNDDYLSDHRGEVVERNAQRMPFEHTLDLKFMQEFKFKVSEDRENKLQLTLDIFNFTNMLNKDWGRMHYAVGDYGTYQLLEFQGYETGTNNPTYSYINKSGDKTYGIDDSGLQSSRWQAQIGIRYIF comes from the coding sequence ATGAAACACTTAATCGCGAAACTTTATGTGGTTGGTATACTACTAACCCTTCCATTATCAGCAATGGCACAGATGACCACATCTGGTATCAAGGGACGGATTTTCAGCAATGAAGAAAGCCTTCCTGGAGCAACTGTATTGATAACCCACGAACCAACAGGTGCCCAATACGCTACTATTACAAACGAGTTAGGTCTGTACCACCTCCCTAATCTTGCACCCGGAGGCCCGTACACCCTCACATCTTCTTTTATTGGCTACCATACCTTTGTAAAAAAAGAAATCTACTTAACATTAGGTCAGACTATGCAATTGCAGATTCCTCTGACTGCCTCTACCACCAGTCTTGATGAAGTTCAAGTAATAGCGGTAACAAGCGGCGTATTTGATGGCAATACAACAGGTTCCAAAACCACCGTATCTCAAGAACGTCTTAACACCATGCCCACCATCAGTCGTGGAGTAAGCGATTTTGCCCGCTTAACACCTCAAGCAAAAATCAACGAGAATGGTGGAATTGAAGTAGCAGGTCAAAGTAGTAAGTATAATTCATTTACGATTGATGGAGCCTTACAAAATGACGCCTTTGGATTAGCCAGTAGTGGCACCAATGGTGGACAGATAGGTATCAACCCAATGAGTATGGACATCATTGATCAGATGACCATATCCTTATCGCCCTATGATGTAACGCAAAGTGGTTTTGCAGGCGCAGGCATCAATGCCGTAACAAAAAGTGGTACAAACCGCTTTAAAGGTTCAGGCTACGGCTACTACCGCAATGAAAATTTGGCAGGAAAAACACCAACTGATAATTCTGAAATTGAACGGAAAAAATTAGATGAATTTACATCCAAAACCTACGGTGTGACTTTAGGTGGACCCATTATTAAAAACAAATTATTTTTCTTTGCCAACGCAGAGTTCCAACGTGACGAAACACCCAAACCATTTGACTTTAGTGATTATGCTAGTAACGCAAGCACTCCTGCTTCAAAAGCAGATGTGGATGCCTTAAGAAACAAAGTTAGCAATGACTATGGATACGATGCAGGAAGCTATGAAAACACCACAGAAACCCTGGATGCTGAAAAACTATTCTTTAAACTGGATTGGAATATCAATAATAATCATAAATTTTCCATTCGCCACCAATACTCTAATGGGGCTAGTATTTCTCCTTCAACATCCAGCTCAAATGCCATTAGATTTTCTAATTCCGGTATAGATTTTATCTCCACTACAAACTCAACCACCGCAGAATTAAACAGTGTATTCGGAAGTAAGTTTGCCAACCAAATGCGAGTAGTTTATACCAATGTTGATGACAACCGCGATCCTATGGGATCTAAATTTCCATACATCTATATACAGGATGAAAATATTTCCTTGGGTAGTGAGCAATATTCTACGGCTAACCGTCTAACGCAAAAGACTTTTACCTTTACCGACAACTTTAATATTTATGCAGGCCAGCATAATATTACCCTTGGTATGCACCACGAATACTATGATATGTTCAACGTTTTTATCCGTCAGAACTATGGATATTACCGCTATGACGACCTGAATACATTTATGACCGACCCTAACAATTACAACCGATACGACAGAAGTTTTTCGTTACTGGATAATGTAACAGGCGACGACACCGATGCTGCAGCAGAATTTAAAGTATTACAACTTGGTTTTTATGTACAAGACGATTGGCAAGTAAACGACCGATTTAAATTAACAGCAGGTATCAGAATGGATTTACCCTTGTATTTGGATGATCCCAATACGAATGATGATTTCAATAATAATGTCATTCCTTTTTTAGAAAATAATTACGATGTGGATTTTGAAGGAGCAAAAACCGGACAAATGCCAGATGCCACTCCTCTTATTTCACCCAGAGTAGGTTTTAACTGGGATATTCATGGTGACAAATCCATGCAACTGCGCGGTGGTGCCGGTCTATTTACTAGTCGCATTCCTTACGTATGGCCTGGTGGTGCCTATAACAACAACGGAACAACTGTTGGAGGTATGAGAGTATACGGAGGATATGATTTTGAATCTCAATGGGACAATCAGCATTCTTTGCCCATCGATGCTCCATCCGGTCAGATTGATATCTTTGCCAAAGACTTTAAAATGCCTCAGGTTTTCAGAGCCAATCTGGCCTATGACATTAAACTTCCTTATGGCATCAACGGTACCTTTGATTTCACCTATACCCAAAATGTGAACAATGTAACTTACCAGAACCTTTTGGTACAGGACAGTGGTGAAGAATTAACAGGAACGGGAGATAAGCGTATCATCTGGGAAGATATTTCTAATGAATTAGATAACGAAGCCAGTATTGCTGGTGACTATTCGGGAATCTACTTAGGCACCAACACCAGTGAGGGACATAGTTTAAACCTATCTACCATGTTCGATAAAAGTTGGCAAAATGGTCTTTTTACCAGCGTTGGATATAACTATGGTGTTGCAAAATCAATGAATGATGGACAATCATCACAAAACTCATCCCAATGGCGTGTACCCAATCAAAATGGACGTAACAACCTTGATTTAGGTTATTCGACTTATGACCTGGGGCATCGCATCATGGCCAATGTATCTTACAAATGGGAGTATAGCAATTTTGCCAATTCTACCATTTCATTGTTCTATAATGGACAATCAGGCGGCCGTTATTCTTATGGTTACAATAATGGTGTTGCTTCGTATGCAGGAGTTACAGGAGATAACACGGACGGATATGAATTAACCTTATTGTATGTTCCGAAAAACCAATCTGACATCAACTTGGTAGATGTAGAGATAACAGAGAATGAAGTTAAAAAAACCTATACTGCGGCTCAACAATGGGCTGATCTGAATGCCTTCATTAATAATGATGATTACCTAAGCGATCATAGAGGAGAAGTTGTAGAACGCAATGCTCAACGCATGCCTTTTGAGCATACGCTAGACCTTAAATTTATGCAAGAATTTAAATTCAAAGTTTCTGAAGATCGTGAAAACAAGCTTCAATTGACGCTTGACATCTTCAACTTTACAAATATGTTGAATAAAGATTGGGGAAGAATGCACTACGCTGTTGGAGACTATGGAACCTATCAACTATTAGAATTCCAAGGCTACGAAACAGGAACTAATAATCCTACTTATTCCTACATAAACAAAAGTGGTGACAAAACCTATGGTATTGATGATAGCGGATTACAAAGCTCGCGTTGGCAGGCACAAATTGGTATCCGATATATTTTTTAA
- a CDS encoding TetR/AcrR family transcriptional regulator, with product MKKKDVIINGATELFVAKGFSASTNELISRVGIAKGTLYHHFKSKDQLIVEIYKTLMFEIETECVSEMLEEEDPLAYTKDVFAKIVRWFIKNPSKFHYINSFEASPYSSIHALSLRETLNGPQKNIMQKVNMGVMKNYSTELITFFDFAFTRSTANYFLSQPNPMGKFRQEFDEAFDLYWNGASR from the coding sequence ATGAAAAAGAAAGATGTCATTATAAACGGTGCTACGGAACTATTTGTTGCCAAGGGGTTTTCTGCTTCTACCAATGAACTAATTAGCCGCGTAGGCATTGCCAAAGGAACTCTTTATCATCACTTTAAAAGTAAAGATCAGTTAATCGTTGAGATATACAAAACCCTGATGTTTGAAATTGAGACCGAATGTGTTTCAGAAATGCTTGAAGAAGAAGATCCTTTAGCCTATACAAAGGATGTATTTGCAAAGATAGTAAGATGGTTTATCAAGAACCCAAGTAAATTCCACTACATCAACAGTTTCGAAGCCAGTCCTTACAGTTCAATACACGCCCTTTCACTGAGGGAAACATTGAATGGTCCTCAAAAAAACATTATGCAAAAAGTAAATATGGGCGTCATGAAAAACTATAGTACTGAGCTTATTACATTCTTTGATTTTGCATTTACGCGGTCCACCGCCAATTATTTCTTGTCACAACCGAATCCCATGGGAAAATTTCGTCAGGAATTTGATGAGGCCTTTGACTTATACTGGAACGGAGCTTCCAGATAA
- a CDS encoding MFS transporter: MNTTKKSNLLPIVMMILLFGMISFVTNLAAPMGVVVKSQFGASNFLGMLGNFANFLAYAFMGIPGGKLLEKVGYKKTALLAIIIGFVGVGIQFFSGVAESFFVYLLGAFVAGFSMCLLNIVVNPMLNTLGGAGKKGNQLIQVGATFNSLTGTLTPILIGMLVGVATKDTAIKDVNPVLFIAMGVFALVGLVLYFVNIPEPHIIKDGEVKEKSAYSAWSFRHFVLGAIGIGVYVGIEVGVPATLNLFLADAKAGGLDATTAGFVTGTYWLLMLVGRFIGASIGGKVSSKSMLIVASSVGMILAFMAIISPTSTTVSIPLFQSGTSGISFGLANVPINAMFLVLIGLCTSVMWGGIFNLAVEGLGRFTAAASGIFMTMVVGGGILPLIQNAVADNMGYMVSYWVPFIGLAYMLYYSLIGSKNVNQDIPVE; encoded by the coding sequence ATGAACACTACTAAAAAAAGCAATCTTTTACCAATTGTAATGATGATATTACTATTTGGTATGATTTCATTTGTCACCAATTTGGCAGCTCCCATGGGAGTTGTTGTAAAGTCGCAGTTCGGTGCTTCCAATTTTCTGGGAATGTTAGGTAACTTCGCAAACTTCCTGGCCTATGCTTTTATGGGAATACCAGGAGGTAAACTGTTGGAAAAAGTCGGGTATAAAAAAACAGCCCTATTAGCTATTATCATTGGCTTTGTTGGCGTGGGCATCCAATTTTTCTCAGGAGTAGCTGAAAGTTTCTTTGTGTACCTATTGGGAGCTTTCGTGGCAGGTTTCTCCATGTGTTTATTAAACATTGTGGTAAATCCAATGCTTAACACTTTAGGTGGTGCTGGAAAAAAAGGCAATCAATTGATTCAAGTAGGTGCTACCTTCAACTCGCTTACCGGGACCCTTACCCCTATTCTTATTGGTATGTTGGTAGGTGTAGCAACAAAAGACACCGCCATTAAGGATGTTAACCCAGTATTGTTTATTGCAATGGGCGTATTTGCCTTGGTGGGTTTAGTTCTTTACTTTGTAAACATACCAGAACCTCACATTATTAAAGATGGAGAAGTCAAAGAAAAATCGGCTTACAGTGCATGGTCTTTCCGTCATTTTGTTCTGGGAGCTATTGGTATTGGGGTATATGTAGGTATAGAAGTTGGTGTTCCTGCCACCTTAAACTTATTTTTAGCAGATGCAAAAGCTGGTGGTTTGGATGCAACAACAGCCGGCTTTGTTACAGGAACCTACTGGTTACTAATGTTAGTTGGCCGTTTTATTGGCGCATCTATCGGAGGTAAGGTATCCAGCAAAAGCATGCTAATTGTAGCCTCTTCTGTAGGTATGATACTAGCTTTTATGGCCATTATCTCACCCACATCTACTACCGTCTCTATTCCATTATTCCAAAGCGGAACCAGTGGTATTTCTTTTGGCTTAGCGAATGTGCCCATTAATGCCATGTTTCTTGTATTAATAGGACTATGCACATCGGTTATGTGGGGTGGTATATTTAACCTTGCAGTGGAAGGCTTAGGTAGATTTACAGCCGCTGCTTCAGGAATTTTTATGACGATGGTAGTTGGTGGTGGAATTTTACCTTTAATTCAAAATGCAGTAGCTGATAATATGGGCTATATGGTATCTTACTGGGTACCATTTATTGGTTTAGCCTACATGCTCTATTATTCTTTGATAGGAAGCAAAAACGTGAACCAGGATATTCCCGTGGAATAA
- a CDS encoding aldose epimerase family protein, protein MTKASDVFTLKNANNIEVTFIGRGGQVIGIKVPDAKGQIADVVIGYENVDAALAGDGYFGALCGRYANRIVEGKFELDGTKYQLDINNEPNHLHGGNDGFNNRVWDVKPYADSKYAQAYKLSIVSPDGDQKYPGELTVSVIYGLTDDNEFVIDYTAETTKPTIINLTSHAYFNLKGAGTGTIENHVLELNADKYTPISAELGTVTGEIAEVKGTAMDFVDAKKIGEACKSDDPQVKLVDGIDHNFVINSYDGRLKLAARLTDSESGREMEVFTDQPGVQIYTGSHFDGTETGKLGTPIVKWAGVALETQIFPDSPNKDHFPNAVLRPGETYKHTCVYKFS, encoded by the coding sequence ATGACAAAAGCTTCTGACGTTTTTACGCTAAAAAACGCTAATAATATTGAAGTTACCTTTATTGGAAGAGGTGGACAAGTGATTGGAATTAAAGTTCCTGATGCAAAAGGGCAAATAGCCGATGTGGTTATAGGCTACGAAAATGTGGATGCGGCCTTAGCAGGAGATGGTTATTTTGGTGCACTTTGTGGTCGATATGCGAACCGTATAGTGGAAGGTAAGTTTGAACTGGATGGAACCAAATACCAGTTGGATATTAATAACGAGCCTAACCATTTACACGGAGGTAACGATGGCTTTAACAATCGTGTGTGGGATGTGAAACCATATGCCGACAGCAAATATGCACAAGCATACAAATTATCTATTGTAAGTCCTGATGGTGATCAAAAATATCCTGGAGAATTAACAGTTAGTGTTATCTATGGTTTAACAGACGACAACGAATTCGTTATTGATTACACTGCAGAAACAACAAAGCCTACCATTATAAATCTTACCAGCCATGCTTACTTTAACTTAAAAGGAGCAGGAACAGGTACCATAGAGAACCATGTTCTTGAGTTAAATGCCGACAAATACACCCCTATTTCGGCTGAGTTGGGTACAGTAACTGGTGAGATTGCCGAGGTAAAAGGTACAGCCATGGACTTTGTAGATGCCAAGAAAATTGGTGAGGCTTGCAAAAGCGATGACCCACAAGTGAAGCTAGTGGATGGTATTGACCATAACTTTGTAATCAATAGTTACGACGGCCGTTTAAAACTTGCCGCCCGATTAACTGATTCGGAAAGCGGACGCGAAATGGAGGTATTCACAGATCAACCGGGCGTACAAATTTACACCGGAAGTCATTTCGATGGAACAGAAACAGGAAAGCTTGGCACTCCTATTGTAAAATGGGCAGGCGTGGCATTAGAAACACAAATCTTCCCTGATTCCCCCAACAAGGATCATTTTCCAAACGCTGTATTAAGACCAGGTGAAACATATAAACACACCTGCGTTTACAAATTCTCATAG
- the gluP gene encoding glucose/galactose MFS transporter, whose amino-acid sequence MGSSKTNYTVPFIIMSFLLFLLGFVTWMNGILVPFLQKLYDLKPAVAQLVNAAFFSAYIISIPVGGVVKKLGYKKSVIIGALITGIGSLLFIPAVTTGFGMFLFALFVSAIGIVVLQVAANPYVIALGSPETSSARLTLAMAVNSAAAVLAPFVGTALIMSKVSGDPVADALLARPPYYVLGGIAVLTAVLLIFMKLPAISDDDAQEGGGEERSAWSYTHLVLGFVAIGMYMGLEVGVNSFLYRYMETKIGLSAEDIKFWMMAYPFGFVIGRLAGAAILKKNSPNKVLAISSALGALMILITVSTEGYVALGSILATGLFHSIMWSVIFDLSLKDVVPSAAKLGSGILCTGVVFVGLWTYVMGSIEAISNISTAYMVLWVFYAFIIYFALAGSKIRKKVA is encoded by the coding sequence ATGGGGAGTTCAAAAACGAATTATACAGTTCCATTTATTATCATGTCATTTTTACTATTCCTATTGGGATTTGTGACATGGATGAATGGTATTTTAGTTCCTTTTTTACAAAAACTATACGATCTAAAACCAGCAGTTGCTCAGTTAGTAAATGCGGCATTTTTTAGTGCCTATATAATATCCATTCCAGTTGGAGGGGTCGTAAAAAAATTAGGCTACAAAAAGAGTGTGATCATAGGTGCATTAATTACAGGTATTGGTAGCCTTTTATTTATTCCTGCGGTTACTACTGGTTTCGGCATGTTCTTATTTGCTCTTTTCGTAAGTGCCATTGGCATTGTTGTTCTACAGGTAGCAGCCAATCCATATGTGATTGCATTAGGTAGTCCTGAAACGTCATCGGCTCGTTTAACATTGGCCATGGCCGTTAATTCAGCGGCAGCCGTTCTTGCTCCTTTTGTTGGAACAGCACTGATCATGAGTAAGGTAAGTGGTGATCCTGTTGCCGATGCATTATTGGCCAGACCACCTTATTACGTTTTAGGAGGAATTGCCGTATTAACAGCAGTGCTTCTTATCTTCATGAAACTACCTGCCATTTCTGATGATGATGCACAAGAAGGTGGTGGCGAAGAAAGATCTGCATGGAGTTATACACACTTGGTACTGGGTTTTGTAGCAATAGGCATGTACATGGGATTGGAAGTAGGTGTAAATTCGTTTTTATATAGATATATGGAAACAAAGATAGGTCTGAGTGCCGAGGATATTAAATTTTGGATGATGGCCTATCCCTTTGGATTTGTTATTGGTCGTTTAGCCGGAGCCGCCATATTAAAGAAAAACTCACCCAACAAGGTACTGGCTATTTCATCAGCCTTAGGTGCTTTGATGATACTAATCACTGTTAGTACGGAAGGTTATGTTGCCTTAGGTTCAATTCTAGCCACTGGACTATTCCATTCTATCATGTGGTCTGTCATCTTCGACCTTTCATTAAAAGATGTAGTTCCAAGTGCTGCCAAATTAGGATCTGGCATCCTATGTACAGGCGTTGTTTTTGTAGGGCTATGGACGTATGTAATGGGAAGCATCGAAGCCATCTCAAATATATCAACCGCTTATATGGTACTTTGGGTTTTCTATGCGTTTATCATATACTTTGCCTTGGCAGGATCAAAAATCAGAAAAAAAGTAGCTTAA